Genomic segment of Streptomyces alboniger:
CGTACTGCTGCGGGCGCGGCGGCTGCTGCTGGGGCCGGGCCACCTGGCGCTGGGGGCGCCGGCGCAGCGGGTCCTGGTCGGGGTCCAGGTGCGCCTGGTACTGCGTCTGTTCGTTGCGGTCGCGGGCCGCGGCCATCTGGCTCTGCCAGGGGTGCGGGTCGTTCGGGTTCGCGCCGGGGCCGTTCGGCGGGACCGGCGGCATGACCGCGGTCGGGTCGGCGCCGCCACCGCGGTTGGCCGGCAGTACGGAGGTGGGGTCGGCGTCACCGTGACCCTGGCCCTGGCTGCCGGTGCTCTGCATGACGCTGGTCGCCGCGTTCGGGTCGTACGAGCCCGCGTTGCTCGGCAGGACCTGCGTGGGGTCGGCCGCGCCCGGGGCGTCCGGCACGGGGGCCGGCGACGGGTCCGGCATGAGCAGGGCGCCCACGCCCTCCGCGGCGGCGATCTGCGCCGGGGTGGAGTGCACGCCGACGCCCTCGGCGACGGCCCGCAGGCCGCGGGCGAGGTTCACGGCGCTGGGGCGGCGGTCCGGGTTCTTGTCGAGGCAGCGCTCGATGACCGTCCACAGCGGGTCCGGGACGGTCGAGGGGCGGCGCGGCTCGGCGCTGAGGTGCTGGTGCAGGACTTCGAGGGCCGAGCCCCCGGCGAACGGCGGGCGGCCGGTGACCAGCTCGTACAGCAGGATCCCGGCGCCGTAGATGTCGACGGCGCTGGTCTGCGGGCGGCCCTCGGCGGACTCCGGCGCGACGTACGCGGGCGTGCCGACGAATTCCTGGGTGCGGGTCAGGCCCGGGGAGTCCGCGAGGCGCGCGATGCCGAAGTCGGTGAGCATCGGGTGCATGCCCTGGGCGTCCTGCTTGAGCAGGACGTTCGCGGGCTTCAGGTCGCGGTGGACGACGCCGTCGGCGTGGCTCGCGGCCAGCGCGTCGGCGATCTGGGCCGTCAGAAGGGCCGCGGCGACCGGCGTGAACGGGCCGTTCTCGCGCAGGTAGCGGTGCAGGTCGGGGCCGTCGATCAGGTCCATGACCAGGGCGAGGAGGTCGCCCTCGACGACGAGGTCGCGGGTTCTGACGATGTTCTCGTGAGTCAGCCTGAGCAGGACGGACCGCTCCCTGAGGAAGCGCATCACCACGTCCGCGTCGTTGGCCAGCTCTTCCTTGAGGACCTTGATCGCGACGGTTTCGCCGGGCTGGCCGGCGACGGCCGCCTCGGCACCCGCGGTCTCCCGCTGGCGGGCTCGCCAGACGGTGCCCGTGGCGCCGCGCCCGAGCGGCTCCTCGAGCAGGTACTTGCTGCCTACCGGCCGCACGTCATGCGCTCCCTGCTGATCTGGCTGGTCCCGTCCGGACGCTGGTCCTGTCCGGGGGTCTGAGATGTTCCGACCCACTGTAGTGCTGCCGAACGGGGCACCGGTCGATCCGATTCCGCCCGGCCGTTCCCGTGGCTCGCTGTCCGGGGGGAAGACGCCCGCCCGTGGCCATTGGTTGCCGTGGAGTGCACGGTGCGACCTTCCTCTCGACCTTCCTCCACGGACCTTCGCATGTGTCCCCAACGGTCCAAGCAGGCACTTTTCCGAGCAGAGGCGACCAATCAAGATCACTTACCGGTGGCCGCCGGGCGTGTTGTCGGTCGCAGGTGCGAGGATGCCTCCAGTACTGGCCACGTGCCCGTGTGCGGTGGGGGGAAACACAGCGCGAGTCCCCGTGCCGGGCGCCCAGCGCAGAAGGGACCGCTGACGGCGATGCAGATCCGGCTGACCGTCCTCGGGCCGCGCAGCGGCCAGCCCGAGCAGCAAGGCCGCCCCCCGGCGGCGACCGGCGTCCACGGCGCCTGTGACGTGCTGGTCACCGCGCCCGCCGGGACCGCCCTCGCCGCGGTGGCCTCCGGCCTCGCCACGGCCGTCGCGGGCAGCGACAGCCCCCTCGTGCTGTACGCGGGCCCCGAGCGCCTGGACGCCCAGCGGTGCACGCTCGGTGAGCCCCCCTTGATCGACGGCGCGGTGCTCTCGCTGGGCGCCCCCGCCGAGCCCGGCCCCGAGCCGGCCGGTGCGGCCGCCCAGTTGCACGTGGTGGCGGGGCCCGACGCGGGCGGTGTCCATCTGCTGCACGGCGGCCAGATCCGGGTCGGCCGCTCCGCCGACGCGGACGTGCCGCTGGACGACCCCGACGTCTCCCGGCTGCACTGCGCGGTCACCCTCGCCCAGGACGGCCGCGTGACGGTCACGGACCTCGGCTCGACGAACGGCACCTCGGTGGACGGCACGGAGGTCACCGACCGCCCCGTGCGGGTCTCCCCCGGCTCCCTGCTGCGGATCGGCGAGTCCGCGCTCCGGCTGACCGGCGGCGGCCTCGGCGCGGCCCCGGGAGCGGGCGGCATCCTCTCGACGGCCCCCGACGGCGAGGGGCACGTGCGCGTGCGGGTCGCCGCAGCCCCCCAGCCCGCGTTCCTCGCGCCCTCACGCCCCCCGGAGGGGACCGCCCACCACGCGTACGGCTCGGCGGACTGGGGCGCGGCGGGAGGCGACGGCACCCACCGCCCGTCCGGCGCCCACGGGACCCACGGCGCTTCGGGGGCCCACGGCACTCCAGGGGCGTACGAGACGCACGGGCCGCACGGCTCGCAGGGGGACGGCCCGTCGCAGGCCTACGCCGGCGGGCCCGGGGCGTACGCCCCGGGAGGCGGCCCGGGTGCCGTGCCGCCGCAGGGCGGCGTGCCCGACGCCGAGCGGACCCGCGCCGGGACCCCGCCGCGCGGCACGACCGTCCCGCGCGCCCTGCGCAAGCGGAGCGGCCTCTCCGCCTGGGCCCGGCGGCTGGCCGGGGGCCGGGGCAGCGAGCAGGACGAGGGCGCGTACGAGAGCTATGAGGCCTACGCCGACGACGAGGACGGGGCCGACGGCGGTCTCGGGGCGCCTGAGCCCACGCCGGAGGACCTCGCCGTGGCCGCCGCCGCCCGGACGCCCGAATCCTGGCCGGATCCCGCCACCCTGCTTCTCACGGCGCTCGGCCCCGGCCCCCGTCTGTGGGAGCGCGGCCCCGGTCACCCGGAGGCGCTCGCGGTGCGGCTCGGCACGGTCGACCGGGTGGCCCCCGGCGATCAGGCGCCGCTGCCCGCCGTGCCCGTCACGGTGAGCCTGCGGGAGGCGGGCGCGCTCGGCCTCGCCGGGCCCCGGGAGCGGCTGACCGGCCTGGCCAGGGCCGTCGTCGCCCAGCTCGGCGCGCTGCACTCCCCCGACTGCCTGGAGATCGTGCTGATCAGCACGGACCGCACCCGCACCACCGCGGAACGCACCGCCGAGTGGGCCTGGCTCGGCTGGCTCCCCCATCTGCGGCCCACGCACGGCCAGGACTGCCGGCTCCTCCTCGCCTACGACCGTGATCAGGCGGCGACGCGCACGGGCGAGCTGATCCGGCGCCTTGACGACCACATCGCCGATGAGGGCGTCGCGAATGCCGGGAAAGCCGGTCCTTTCGGAGGCCCCGATCCCCTCGGAGGCCCGGGCTCCTTCGGAGAGCCCGGTTCCTTCGGGGCGCCCGGTTCCATGGAGTCCGCTGCCCGGGAGCCCGCGTGGCGCACTGTCGTCATCGTCGACGGCGACCCCGGGTCGGCCGCGCTGCGCGAGGCGACCGTCCGGCTCGCCGGTGAGGGCGCGCGGGCCGGGATCCACGTCGTGTGCCTCGCCGAGACCGAGGCCGCCTCACCCGCCTCGCCGGTCCTCGACACGTACGAGGCGGCCTGCTCGGTGTCGCCCGCCTTCCGCGCGTGCGGTGCCGTCGCGCTGCTCAGCGGAGACGTGGCGACCGCGCTGCGCCTGATGCGGACGGCGGGCGGGCGCCCCGCGGGGCACGGCACCGTCGCCGCCGTGGACGCGGTCTCGGCGGCCTGGGCCGAGCGGTTCGCACGGGCGCTCGCGCCGCTGCGGACGGACGGCACGGCCGGTGAGGGCCACGCGCGCGTGTCCGCGCCGCTGCCCCAGGCGGCCCGGCTGCTGGACGAGCTGGGGCTCGCCCGGGCCACGCCCGCCTCGCTGATGGCGCGCTGGGCGGCCGCGGCCGACGACGCGGAGGCGCTCGGCGGGCGGGCCGTCGCGGTGCTGGGTGCGGGACCGCGCGGGCCCGTCGTCGCGGATCTCGCCGCAGACGGGCCGCATCTGCTGGCCGAGGGGCCCGCGGGCAGCGGGCGTACGGAGTTGTTGCGCTCCATCGCCGCGTCCCTGGCCGCCGCCGAGCGGCCTGACCGGCTCGGCATGGTCCTCGTCGACGGGCGGGACAGCGGGGGTGCGGGCGGGGCCGCCGGGCGGCAGGGCGCGGGGCTCGGGGTCTGTACGGACCTGCCGCACGTCACCACGCACCTGGTGGCCAACGACCCGGTGCGCATGCGGGAGTTCGCGCAGTCCCTGGCGGCCGAGCTGAAGCGGCGGGCGGAGCTGCTGGGCAGGCTCGGATTCGCCGAGTGGCATACACAGCGGGAGGTCTCGGGGCGGATGGTGGCGCAGAGGTCGCCGTCGTCTTCCGGGGCGGGCGGGGCCTCCGGCGCTTCTGGGCCTTCCGCGGCGGGCGGGGCCTCCGGGGCTTCCGGGGCGCCATCCTTCGGGGCGTCGTCCTCCGGGGGCGGCGCGGAGGGCTCCGCCGCTGTGCCCGCGCAAGGGGGCGACGGTGATCTCGATCCGACGCCCACTTCCACGATGCGGTTGCGGCCCGCGGCGGCGCGGCAGCGGGCCGAGCCCGGGCCTCCGCTGCCGCGGCTCGTCGTGCTCGTCGACGACTTCGACGCGCTGCTCGCGCCCGCCCTCGGCTCTCCGGGGCGGCCGGCGGCCGGCTCGGTCGTGCGCGCCCTGGAGGCGGTCGCGCGGGACGGCGAGCGGCTCGGCGTGCATCTCGTGGCGGCCACGGGGCGCAGTGAGCGGATGCCGGAGACCGAGCTGGGGCAGCGGGCGTCGCTGCGCGTGGTGCTCGACGCGGTGGCCTCGGGGCCTGAGGAGCCCGCGCCGGGGCGGGGTGAACTCCGCTCCCCCGACGGGCGGGCCACCGCCTTCCAGGCGGGGCGGGTCACCGGGCGGATTCCCCGTACGGCGACGCTGCGGCCCACGGTCGTGCCGTTGGAGTGGGAGCGGATGGGGGACCCGCCGGCGCGGCGGCCCGTGCGGGAGCTGGGGAACGGGCCTACGGATCTGGCCTTGCTGGCCAGTGCGTTGGAGCGGGCGGCACGGTCCGTCTCGGCGGATCAGGTGCCGTCGCTTCTTTAGGCGGTGGGGGTGCTTCTGTTCCGTCCCCTGTGCCGCGGGGGCGCTTGCGTGCCGTATGCCCCTTGAATCCGTTCCCGGCGCCGGGGCGTTGTGCCCACCCTTCCCCAAGCTCTCGGCTCCGCTCGACCAGGGGAGACCCCAATCGCCCTGCGGCACGCCTGCCCACAACGGGCGGGCCGATGCCCTCAGCGGATCGTCGCCCCGTACACCCTCTCCACCCGCATCGTGATCAGTACGCGTCGCTCCGCGACCATCACCTCGCGGTACTCGTCCCAGTCCGGGTGTTCTCCCGCTGCCTTGCGGTAGTACTCCACCAGGGCCTCCACCTCGGGGCCCGCCGGGTCCGAGCCGGGGCCCGTGAGGGTGACCGTGCCCTCTGCCGTGGCCCAGGCCATGCCGTCCGGGTGGGTGACCTCCAGCGCGGCCCGCGCGTCGCGGCGCAGGTTGGTGGTCTTCGCGGTGCCCGCGGTCGTGGAGATCCGGAGGAGGCCCGTGGCGCGGTCGTACGACGGCAGAACCGGGGAGAGCTGCGGGCGGCCGTCGGCCTTGATCGTCGCGAGTACGCCGAGGCGGCTCCCGGCGAGCAGCGCGTGCGGGTCGAAGGCCTGAGCGGAGCTGGCGGTGGCTTCAGTCATGTCGGGGCCAACCCGCGCCCCGGTGGTGCCTATTCCCCCCCAGTGGTGCGACAAGGCCGGGCAAGCAATGATGACGGCACGTCACAACGCCATCACGATCGATGAGTTGACACCGCAGGCCATCTTGCCGCCCCTCCCCGCGCGGGCGTAGACAGACCGCACGGGACTCGCCAGGGAAGAGAACGGGGCAGTGATGCGCAGCACTCTTCGCAGTACACGCAGGGCGCCACAACATCGGCGCACCACCGCCAAATTCGCCGCTGCCGTCGTCGCGGGGGCGCTCGCGCTCACCGTCACCGCGTGCGGTGGCGACGACAGCGACGACGGGAAAAAGGGGGGCAAGGACGGCGGCAAGGGCGACGGCGCCTCGGTCCAACTGCCCAAGCTGGACGGGGAGAACGTCTCGGTGTCCGCCGTGTGGGGCGGCTCCGAGCGCAAGGTCTTCCTGAAGGTGCTCGACGAGTTCGAGGAGCGGACGGGCGCCAAGGTCTCCTTCGTGCCCGCCCAGGACCCGATCATCAGCTTCCTGGAGTCCAAGGTGGCGGGCGGGCAGCCGCCGGACGTCGCGATGCTGCCGCAGGTTGGCGCGATCGAGCAGGCCGTGGCGAACAAGTGGGCCAAGCCGGTCGGCGCCGAGGCGCAGAAGCAACTCGCCAAGAACTACGCCAAGGGCTGGCAGGACCTGGGAGCCGTCGACGGCAAGCAGTACGGCGTGTACTTCAAGGCCGCCAACAAGTCGCTGGTCTGGTACAACACCCGCGTCTTCGAGAACGCGGGCGTCAAGGCCCCGAAGACCTGGGACGAGTTCATGAAGGCCGCCCAGACGATCTACGACTCCGGTGTGCCGCCGGTATCGGTCGCGGGCGCCGAGGCGTGGACGCTGACCGACTGGTTCGAGAACATCTATCTGTCGCAGGCGGGCCCGGAGAAGTACGACCAGCTGGCCCAGCACAAGATCAAGTGGACGGACCCGTCCGTGAAGGACGCGCTGACCACGCTCGGTGAGCTGTTCGGGAAGAAGGGCTTCGTCGCGGGCGGCGCGGACGGCGCGCTCCAGACCGAGTTCCCCGCTTCCGTGAAGCAGACGTTCAAGGGCGGCGACCAGCCCAAGGCGGGCATGGTCTTCGAGGGCGACATGGTCTCCCTGCCGATCTCCGAGACCAAGGCGAAGGTGGGCACGGACGCGAAGGTGTTCCCGTTCCCGGCCGTGGGTGACGAGTCGCCGGCCGTGGTCGGCGGCGACGCGGCCGTCGCGCTGAAGGACAGCAAGGGGGCGCAGGCGCTGCTGACCTATCTGGCCTCGCCGGACGCCGCGCGGATCTGGGCCGAGGCGGGCGGGTTCATCTCGCCCAACAAGAACCTGGACATGGCGGCGTACCCGAACGACGTGCAGCGCAGCATCGCCAAGGCGCTCATCGCGGCGGGCGACGACATCCGCTTCGACATGTCCGACCAGGCCCCGCAGGCCTTCGGCGGCACGCCGGGCAAGGGTGAGTGGAAGGCGCTCCAGGACTTCCTGAAGAACCCGAAGGACGTCGAGGGGACGCAGAAGACGCTGGAGACGGCCGCCGCCAAGGCCTACAAGGACTGACGCGATGGCGTCCGCGAACGCCGGGGGCACTGCCAAGGCGGCGCCCCCGGCTCCGACCCCGCGCAAGAGCGTGACCGGCACCCGCAGGATGGTGGCGGTGCTCTTCCTGCTGCCGGCCCTGGTGCTGCTCGGCGCGCTCGTCCTCTACCCCATCGGGTACTCGCTGTTCCGCAGCTTCTTCGACTCGTCGGGCGACTTCACGGCGTTCGGCAACTACAAGACGCTGTTCACGGACGACAGCATTCTGACCGCCATCAAGAACAACGCGGTCTGGTTGGTCGTGGCGCCCACCGTCGCGACCGCGCTCGGCCTGATCTTCGCCGTGCTGACCGAACGGGTGCGCTGGGGAACGGCGTTCAAGCTCGTCATCTTCATGCCGATGGCGATCTCGATGCTGGCCGCGGGCATCATCTTCCGGCTCGTGTACGAGTCGGACCCCGACCGCGGTGTCGCCAACGCGGTGGCGGTGAGCGTGCACGACACGTTCGCCGAGTCGTCGGCGTTCCCGCAGGCGCACCCCAGCACGAAGTCGCCGCTGAAGTCGGCCGGTGACGGGGCCTTCATCACCAAGGAGCCGGTCGAGGCGGGCACGCCCGTGGTGCTGCCGCTGACCGGCGTGCCGCCGAACGAGATGCCGGACGACGCGAAGGCGGCCGAGCCCGCGCGGGCCGAGGCCGGCCAGGTCACCGGCACGGCCTGGCAGGACTTCACGCGCGGCAAGGGCCGGGGGAAGGTCAACGCCCCCGACACCGCCGAGCTGGGTTACGCGGGCATCAAGGTCGAGGCCGTCAAGGACGGCGAGGTCGTGGCGTCCACCGAGGCCGGGGCGGACGGCACCTTCGCGCTGCCGAAGGAGGCGGACGGCGCCCAACTGCGCTTCCCCGCCTCGAACTTCCGCGAGCCCTACAACGGCGTGGACTGGCTGGGACCGTCCCTGATCACCCCCGCGGTCATCGGCTCGTACCTGTGGATGTGGGCCGGTTTCGCGATGGTCCTGATCGCGGCGGGCCTCGCGAGCGTGCCGCGTGAGCTGCTCGAGGCGGCGCGGGTGGACGGGGCCAACGAGTGGCAGGTGTTCCGCCGGGTGACGGTGCCGCTGCTCGCGCCGGTCCTCGCGGTGGTGCTGGTCACGCTCATGATCAACGTACTGAAGATCTTCGATCTGGTCTTCGTGATCCCGCCGGGCTCCTCGAAGGACGACGCGAACGTCCTCGCGCTCCAGCTCTACAACTCGGCGTTCGGCGACCGTGACGCGGGTGTGGCCAGCGCCATCGCGATGCTGCTCTTCCTCCTGGTGATCCCGGTGATGCTGTTCAACATCCGGCGCATGCGGCGGGAGGGGCGACGATGACGACCCAGACGGAGATCGTCAAGGGCAAGCAGTCCCTCGGCGGGCGGATCGCGTCCGCGCTCGGGGGCACCGCGCTGCGCGTGTTCCTGGTGCTCGTCGGACTGTTCTGGCTGGTGCCGACCATCGGGCTGCTGATCGGCTCGCTGCGCACCTCCGCCGACATGAGCGAGAGCGGCTGGTGGAAGGTGTTCGGCGCGCCCTCGCAGATGACGCTGGACAACTACTCCAACCTCCTCAAGGACGAGACGATCACCGACTCGATCCTGTCCAGCGTCATGATCACGGTCCCGGCGACGCTGCTCGTCGTGGTCCTCGGCTCGCTCGCCGGATACGCCTTCGCCTGGATGGACTTCCCCGGCCGCGACTGGTGGTTCATCGGCGTGGTCGGGCTGCTCGTCGTCCCCGTGCAGGTGGCGCTGCTGCCGGTCTCCGAACTCTTCGGCGAGATCGGCATCTTCGAGACGACGGTCGGCGTGGTCCTCTTCCACGTGGCCTTCGGCCTGCCGTTCGCGATCTTCCTCCTGCGGAACTTCTTCGCGGAGATCCCCCGCGAACTGCTGGAGGCGGCGCGCCTTGACGGGGCGGGTGAGCTGCGGCTGTTCCTGCGGGTCGTGATGCCGCTCGGGACGCCCGCGATCGCCTCGCTCGGCATCTTCCAGTTCCTGTGGGTCTGGAACGACATGCTGATCGCGCTGATCTTCGCCGACTCGGAGAGTCCGCCGATCACGGTGGCGCTCCAGCAGCAGGTGCGGTTCTTCGGCGACAACGTGCACATCCTGGCGCCCGGCGCGTTCATCTCGATGGTGATCCCGCTGGCGGTGTTCTTCGCGTTCCAGCGGCAGTTCGTGTCCGGGGTGATGGCGGGCGCGGTGAAGTGACTCGCGCGCGGGCCGCCGCCTCCTTCCGTGTGTAGCGGCCCGCGTGGTGAGACGTACGGGGTAAAAGTGGGCAAAGTGTATAAATGCATTACTTTGGGTTCACGTCACCGCGCCGCCCAGGACCCCCGCCGCCCGCCCTGCGGCGGTTCCGCGCCGGCGCGCGCAGCACGCGGTTCCGGCTGGAGCGGGCCACCGCGGGACGGGTACGCGGAGCGGCCTGGCGCGCCGGGCCCCTGCTGACGCCCGTACACCTCTCGCTCCGGGACAGCCGCACGCTCAATCTCGCGCTCACCGCGGAGACCGAGGGCGCAGACGGGGCCGACGACGCGCCGGACCGGGCCCGGCTGCTGATCACGCGCGGCCACCGCAGACACGTCGTCCCCCTCGCCCTTGAGCGGCACTCCGCCGGGGCCCCGCTCCTCACCGCCACGGCCACGCTGCGGGACCTGCGGGACGGCGTGTGGCGGCTCACCGTCGAGACGCGGGGTGCCGACGGGCGCGTACGGCGGCGGGGAATCACGCCGGCCGGGGACGGCGCGCCGCCCTGGACGCCGACCGTGCCGCACGCTCCCGACCCGCTGACCGGCACTCTGGTGCGGATCGTCAGGACCCGCAGCGGGCGCGCCGTGCTCCAGGCCACGCGGTCACGGCCGCGCGCGGAGCTGGTGCGGTTCGAGCCGCGCGGGGACGGGATCACCGTGCGCGGACGGCTGGTCGGGGCGGCGTCCCCGCCCCGGCGCGCGGAGGCCGTGCGCCGCAGGGACAAGGTCGTCGTACCCGTCGAGGTGGCGGAGCGGGGGCAGGACGGCGCGTTCACGCTGCGGGTGCCGCTCGGCGCGATGACCGGGGCCGGGCCGGGGCAGTGGGTGTGGGACTTCCGGGTGGACGGGCTGCCGCTCGGGCGGTGGCTGTCCGACGTACGGGACCCCTCGGCCGCCTATCCGACCCCCTTCCGCGTCTTCGCGCTCCCCGACGGCGCGCTGGTCCGCGCGCACGCCCACTTCACCCGGACGGGCGCCTTCGCGGTGACGTGCTGGGACATCACCGACCTCACGCGCGAACCGGCCGCCCTCGCCTCCGGACCGAAAGGCCGCACGCCCGACCCCACACCCGAGCCCGCGAAGGAGACCGCATGAAGATCACGTACCTGCTCGGCTGGGGCGACGAGATGGGCGGCACCGAGCTGGCCACCTACACCCAGGCCAAGCACCTCGCCGAGCGCCCCGGCGTCGAGGTCGAGGTGATCTCCGTCTTCCGGACCCGCGCCGAGCCGTTCTTCCCCGAGGCGCGCGGCCTGCCCGTCCGCTACCTCGTGGACCGCACCACGACACCCGAACGGCCGGTACGGGAGACGGACCTGGACGACGCCGCGTGCCGCACGCTCGCCGCGCTGCCCAGCGAGCTGATCAGGCCCGCCTGGGAGGACACCTTCGACCGGCTCTCCGACATCGAACTGACCGCCGCGCTCACCGCCGTCGACACCGACGTGCTGGTCAGCACCACGCCCGCGCTGCTCGCCGCCGCCGTGACGCTCGCACCCGCGCGGGTCGTCACCGTCCATCAGGAGCACCGCCCCACCCAGCGGCGCGGCCCGTCCGGCGAACCGCTGCTCCTGCACGCCCCGCGCCTGGACGCCCTGGTCACGCTGACCGAACGCACCCGCGACTGGATCGCGGAGTCCCTCGGCCCCACCGCGCCGGAGCTGGCCGTCATCCCGAACGCCGTTCCGGACGGCTTCCGGCCGCGCTCCGACGGCGAGGGCAAGGTCATCGTCATGGCGGCGCGGCTGACCGGCGAGAAGCGCGTCGACCACGCCGTCCGCGCCTTCGCACAGGTCGCCGACGCGCACCCGGAGTGGACGCTGCGGATCTTCGGCGGCGGCCACCGCGAGCGGCAGCTGCGCCGCCTCGTCGACGGGTTCGGGCTGCACGACCGGGTCGAACTGCTCGGCCCCTGCCAGGACATGGCCGCCGAGTGGGCCAAGGCGGGGCTGAGCCTGATGACCGCCGGGCACAACGAGGCGTTCCCGCTGGTGCTCCTCGAAGCGCTCGCCGCCGGGGTGCCCGTCATCGCGTACGACGTGCTGACCGGGCCCGCGGAGATCGTGCGCCACCGCGTCGACGGACTGCTCGTGCCACCCGGCGAGGTCGGTGAACTCGCGTGCGCGATGGACGAGCTGATGGGCGGCGACGCGGCCAGGCGCGCCTACGCCCGCGCCGCCCGCGAAGGCGTCTACGCCCGCTTCTCCTCGGCGGACGTCACGGCCCGCTGGGAGGAGCTGTACACCCGGCTCGTGGCCGGGCGCGACCGGCCGCGGCGCCTTGCCGGGCGCGCGGACCGCGTGGCCCTCGGCGTCGCGTCCGGCGGCTGCGGCTTTCGGCCCACCGCCCCGCACACCTTCGACGCCGCGGCCGCCGCCGACGAGCGGGCCCGCGAGGACGAGATCATCGCCGCCGACACCACGGGCCGCGTCATCCGCTCGGTGGGCCGCCTCGCCGAGCGGCGCGACGACGTGCTCGCGCCGGACATGGCGCGGTGGAACCTCCGGCTCACCGCGTCCGCCCTGGAGGCCGAGGACGTGCCCTACATCCT
This window contains:
- a CDS encoding serine/threonine-protein kinase, with product MRPVGSKYLLEEPLGRGATGTVWRARQRETAGAEAAVAGQPGETVAIKVLKEELANDADVVMRFLRERSVLLRLTHENIVRTRDLVVEGDLLALVMDLIDGPDLHRYLRENGPFTPVAAALLTAQIADALAASHADGVVHRDLKPANVLLKQDAQGMHPMLTDFGIARLADSPGLTRTQEFVGTPAYVAPESAEGRPQTSAVDIYGAGILLYELVTGRPPFAGGSALEVLHQHLSAEPRRPSTVPDPLWTVIERCLDKNPDRRPSAVNLARGLRAVAEGVGVHSTPAQIAAAEGVGALLMPDPSPAPVPDAPGAADPTQVLPSNAGSYDPNAATSVMQSTGSQGQGHGDADPTSVLPANRGGGADPTAVMPPVPPNGPGANPNDPHPWQSQMAAARDRNEQTQYQAHLDPDQDPLRRRPQRQVARPQQQPPRPQQYAPQQPRGQRPQQQYAPAPQHQQPQHHQPQHQPQQYAAPPQAPPPQQPAPRPAREPRQPRQRSANPMRIPGLGCLKGCLFTILILFVASWLVWEFSPLQDWIGTTKGYWEQLTDWYGTVSGWIGKLGGN
- a CDS encoding carbohydrate ABC transporter permease, with product MTTQTEIVKGKQSLGGRIASALGGTALRVFLVLVGLFWLVPTIGLLIGSLRTSADMSESGWWKVFGAPSQMTLDNYSNLLKDETITDSILSSVMITVPATLLVVVLGSLAGYAFAWMDFPGRDWWFIGVVGLLVVPVQVALLPVSELFGEIGIFETTVGVVLFHVAFGLPFAIFLLRNFFAEIPRELLEAARLDGAGELRLFLRVVMPLGTPAIASLGIFQFLWVWNDMLIALIFADSESPPITVALQQQVRFFGDNVHILAPGAFISMVIPLAVFFAFQRQFVSGVMAGAVK
- a CDS encoding ABC transporter substrate-binding protein, with the protein product MRSTLRSTRRAPQHRRTTAKFAAAVVAGALALTVTACGGDDSDDGKKGGKDGGKGDGASVQLPKLDGENVSVSAVWGGSERKVFLKVLDEFEERTGAKVSFVPAQDPIISFLESKVAGGQPPDVAMLPQVGAIEQAVANKWAKPVGAEAQKQLAKNYAKGWQDLGAVDGKQYGVYFKAANKSLVWYNTRVFENAGVKAPKTWDEFMKAAQTIYDSGVPPVSVAGAEAWTLTDWFENIYLSQAGPEKYDQLAQHKIKWTDPSVKDALTTLGELFGKKGFVAGGADGALQTEFPASVKQTFKGGDQPKAGMVFEGDMVSLPISETKAKVGTDAKVFPFPAVGDESPAVVGGDAAVALKDSKGAQALLTYLASPDAARIWAEAGGFISPNKNLDMAAYPNDVQRSIAKALIAAGDDIRFDMSDQAPQAFGGTPGKGEWKALQDFLKNPKDVEGTQKTLETAAAKAYKD
- a CDS encoding PPOX class F420-dependent oxidoreductase, with the protein product MTEATASSAQAFDPHALLAGSRLGVLATIKADGRPQLSPVLPSYDRATGLLRISTTAGTAKTTNLRRDARAALEVTHPDGMAWATAEGTVTLTGPGSDPAGPEVEALVEYYRKAAGEHPDWDEYREVMVAERRVLITMRVERVYGATIR
- a CDS encoding FHA domain-containing protein, giving the protein MQIRLTVLGPRSGQPEQQGRPPAATGVHGACDVLVTAPAGTALAAVASGLATAVAGSDSPLVLYAGPERLDAQRCTLGEPPLIDGAVLSLGAPAEPGPEPAGAAAQLHVVAGPDAGGVHLLHGGQIRVGRSADADVPLDDPDVSRLHCAVTLAQDGRVTVTDLGSTNGTSVDGTEVTDRPVRVSPGSLLRIGESALRLTGGGLGAAPGAGGILSTAPDGEGHVRVRVAAAPQPAFLAPSRPPEGTAHHAYGSADWGAAGGDGTHRPSGAHGTHGASGAHGTPGAYETHGPHGSQGDGPSQAYAGGPGAYAPGGGPGAVPPQGGVPDAERTRAGTPPRGTTVPRALRKRSGLSAWARRLAGGRGSEQDEGAYESYEAYADDEDGADGGLGAPEPTPEDLAVAAAARTPESWPDPATLLLTALGPGPRLWERGPGHPEALAVRLGTVDRVAPGDQAPLPAVPVTVSLREAGALGLAGPRERLTGLARAVVAQLGALHSPDCLEIVLISTDRTRTTAERTAEWAWLGWLPHLRPTHGQDCRLLLAYDRDQAATRTGELIRRLDDHIADEGVANAGKAGPFGGPDPLGGPGSFGEPGSFGAPGSMESAAREPAWRTVVIVDGDPGSAALREATVRLAGEGARAGIHVVCLAETEAASPASPVLDTYEAACSVSPAFRACGAVALLSGDVATALRLMRTAGGRPAGHGTVAAVDAVSAAWAERFARALAPLRTDGTAGEGHARVSAPLPQAARLLDELGLARATPASLMARWAAAADDAEALGGRAVAVLGAGPRGPVVADLAADGPHLLAEGPAGSGRTELLRSIAASLAAAERPDRLGMVLVDGRDSGGAGGAAGRQGAGLGVCTDLPHVTTHLVANDPVRMREFAQSLAAELKRRAELLGRLGFAEWHTQREVSGRMVAQRSPSSSGAGGASGASGPSAAGGASGASGAPSFGASSSGGGAEGSAAVPAQGGDGDLDPTPTSTMRLRPAAARQRAEPGPPLPRLVVLVDDFDALLAPALGSPGRPAAGSVVRALEAVARDGERLGVHLVAATGRSERMPETELGQRASLRVVLDAVASGPEEPAPGRGELRSPDGRATAFQAGRVTGRIPRTATLRPTVVPLEWERMGDPPARRPVRELGNGPTDLALLASALERAARSVSADQVPSLL
- a CDS encoding carbohydrate ABC transporter permease; the encoded protein is MASANAGGTAKAAPPAPTPRKSVTGTRRMVAVLFLLPALVLLGALVLYPIGYSLFRSFFDSSGDFTAFGNYKTLFTDDSILTAIKNNAVWLVVAPTVATALGLIFAVLTERVRWGTAFKLVIFMPMAISMLAAGIIFRLVYESDPDRGVANAVAVSVHDTFAESSAFPQAHPSTKSPLKSAGDGAFITKEPVEAGTPVVLPLTGVPPNEMPDDAKAAEPARAEAGQVTGTAWQDFTRGKGRGKVNAPDTAELGYAGIKVEAVKDGEVVASTEAGADGTFALPKEADGAQLRFPASNFREPYNGVDWLGPSLITPAVIGSYLWMWAGFAMVLIAAGLASVPRELLEAARVDGANEWQVFRRVTVPLLAPVLAVVLVTLMINVLKIFDLVFVIPPGSSKDDANVLALQLYNSAFGDRDAGVASAIAMLLFLLVIPVMLFNIRRMRREGRR